A region from the Acyrthosiphon pisum isolate AL4f chromosome A1, pea_aphid_22Mar2018_4r6ur, whole genome shotgun sequence genome encodes:
- the LOC100572074 gene encoding UDP-glucuronosyltransferase 2B20 isoform X1 encodes MSATMKFMFFFLLYKVFNANCFMAFGYHLNAPVVGVASNPGYPWVHAMVANPQNSAISSNLLRSSINPTTFLSRLYNTIHTFYVNNYFNYYTSAQTDIIKKYFGPDAPSVRELEKNISLVIVNSHLASDGVKPSTPAFIKVGGIHIQNDGANESLGEFQQWLDESKNGFIYFAFGSMTQLETFPTDVIQALFKSFEKINPIRVLMKSSEPENLPFSLPNNTRTFSWISQLAVLKHKNIRAAIIHGGAKGIQETIMCGVPLIGVPLFADQFFNVDFPVKSKMAIKIDLSDLNEKTMDNALYEVLNNPIYSESAKKMSKKFNDRPMSPMDTACYWIEYIMRNGGDTLRSPAVNLYWWEVALIDVYELIFIPFIFLIVLFIYTIAISFSKSTNIQDEELETPNLIFYNGIEGTEGIIEGIEAKITQTTTITKKKSGLTTNKVSCYDESLNNAVDTLTFVCEQKSMTNNFIIFGQHVAAQLEKLPLEKSIFLQEKIQSLLTKARFSNSSIYRKFDDETNYDNS; translated from the exons CCTCAAAATTCAGCAATTTCGTCAAATCTTCTTAGGAGTTCAATTAATCCAACAACATTTTTGAGTCGACTTTACAAtacaattcatacattttatgtcaataactattttaattactatacatCAGCTCaaacagatattattaaaaaatactttggaCCAGATGCACCAAGTGTAAgagaattagaaaaaaatatatcacttgTTATAGTTAATTCACATTTAGCTTCAGATGGTGTTAAACCATCAACCCCGGCATTTATAAAGGTTGGTGGAATTCATATACAAAATGATGGTGCAAATGAAAGTCTTGgt gaGTTTCAACAATGGTTAGATGAAAGTAAAAATGGATTTATTTACTTTGCATTTGGATCAATGACCCAACTTGAAACCTTTCCAACTGATGTGATTCAagcattatttaaatcatttgaaaaaataaatccaatacGAGTACTTATGAAATCATCAGAACCAGAAAACCTTCCATTTAGTTTGCCAAATAATACTCGTACTTTTTCATGGATTTCACAGCTTGCAGTATTAA aacataaaaatataagagcAGCTATTATTCATGGTGGAGCCAAGGGCATTCAAGAGACAATAATGTGTGGAGTTCCATTAATTGGAGTTCCACTCTTTGCTGatcaattttttaatgttgattttcCTGTCAAAAGTAAAATGGCTATCAAAATTGATCTTTCTGATCTTAATGAAAAAACTATGGATAATGCTTTGTATGAAGTTCTTAATAATCCTATTTATAG CGAATctgcaaaaaaaatgtcaaaaaaattcaatgatcGTCCCATGAGTCCTATGGATACTGCTTGTTATTGGATTGAATATATCATGAGAAATGGTGGTGATACACTGCGGTCACCAGCTGTAAATTTATACTGGTGGGAAGTAGCACTTATTGatgtttatgaattaattttcattccatttatatttttaattgtacttTTCATATACACTAta gcaATTTCATTTTCGAAAAGTACAAACATTCAAGATGAAGAACTTGAAACcccaaatttgatattttataatggtattGAAGGTACTGAAGGTATTATTGAAGGTATTGAAGCAAAAATAACTCAAACAACtacaataactaaaaaaaagagTGGCCtaacaacaaataaagtttcatGCTATGACGAATCATTGAATAACGCCGTTGATACACTCACATTTGTTTGCGAACAAAAGTCaatgacaaataattttattatttttggacagCATGTCGCAGCTCAATTAGAAAAGTTACCGttagaaaaatcaatttttttacaagaaaaaaTTCAAAGTCTGTTAACAAAGGCTCGTTTTAGTAATAGCAGCATCTACAGAAAATTTGACGATGAAACAAACTatgataatagttaa
- the LOC100572074 gene encoding UDP-glucuronosyltransferase 2B20 isoform X2 gives MAFGYHLNAPVVGVASNPGYPWVHAMVANPQNSAISSNLLRSSINPTTFLSRLYNTIHTFYVNNYFNYYTSAQTDIIKKYFGPDAPSVRELEKNISLVIVNSHLASDGVKPSTPAFIKVGGIHIQNDGANESLGEFQQWLDESKNGFIYFAFGSMTQLETFPTDVIQALFKSFEKINPIRVLMKSSEPENLPFSLPNNTRTFSWISQLAVLKHKNIRAAIIHGGAKGIQETIMCGVPLIGVPLFADQFFNVDFPVKSKMAIKIDLSDLNEKTMDNALYEVLNNPIYSESAKKMSKKFNDRPMSPMDTACYWIEYIMRNGGDTLRSPAVNLYWWEVALIDVYELIFIPFIFLIVLFIYTIAISFSKSTNIQDEELETPNLIFYNGIEGTEGIIEGIEAKITQTTTITKKKSGLTTNKVSCYDESLNNAVDTLTFVCEQKSMTNNFIIFGQHVAAQLEKLPLEKSIFLQEKIQSLLTKARFSNSSIYRKFDDETNYDNS, from the exons CCTCAAAATTCAGCAATTTCGTCAAATCTTCTTAGGAGTTCAATTAATCCAACAACATTTTTGAGTCGACTTTACAAtacaattcatacattttatgtcaataactattttaattactatacatCAGCTCaaacagatattattaaaaaatactttggaCCAGATGCACCAAGTGTAAgagaattagaaaaaaatatatcacttgTTATAGTTAATTCACATTTAGCTTCAGATGGTGTTAAACCATCAACCCCGGCATTTATAAAGGTTGGTGGAATTCATATACAAAATGATGGTGCAAATGAAAGTCTTGgt gaGTTTCAACAATGGTTAGATGAAAGTAAAAATGGATTTATTTACTTTGCATTTGGATCAATGACCCAACTTGAAACCTTTCCAACTGATGTGATTCAagcattatttaaatcatttgaaaaaataaatccaatacGAGTACTTATGAAATCATCAGAACCAGAAAACCTTCCATTTAGTTTGCCAAATAATACTCGTACTTTTTCATGGATTTCACAGCTTGCAGTATTAA aacataaaaatataagagcAGCTATTATTCATGGTGGAGCCAAGGGCATTCAAGAGACAATAATGTGTGGAGTTCCATTAATTGGAGTTCCACTCTTTGCTGatcaattttttaatgttgattttcCTGTCAAAAGTAAAATGGCTATCAAAATTGATCTTTCTGATCTTAATGAAAAAACTATGGATAATGCTTTGTATGAAGTTCTTAATAATCCTATTTATAG CGAATctgcaaaaaaaatgtcaaaaaaattcaatgatcGTCCCATGAGTCCTATGGATACTGCTTGTTATTGGATTGAATATATCATGAGAAATGGTGGTGATACACTGCGGTCACCAGCTGTAAATTTATACTGGTGGGAAGTAGCACTTATTGatgtttatgaattaattttcattccatttatatttttaattgtacttTTCATATACACTAta gcaATTTCATTTTCGAAAAGTACAAACATTCAAGATGAAGAACTTGAAACcccaaatttgatattttataatggtattGAAGGTACTGAAGGTATTATTGAAGGTATTGAAGCAAAAATAACTCAAACAACtacaataactaaaaaaaagagTGGCCtaacaacaaataaagtttcatGCTATGACGAATCATTGAATAACGCCGTTGATACACTCACATTTGTTTGCGAACAAAAGTCaatgacaaataattttattatttttggacagCATGTCGCAGCTCAATTAGAAAAGTTACCGttagaaaaatcaatttttttacaagaaaaaaTTCAAAGTCTGTTAACAAAGGCTCGTTTTAGTAATAGCAGCATCTACAGAAAATTTGACGATGAAACAAACTatgataatagttaa